A portion of the Meriones unguiculatus strain TT.TT164.6M chromosome 14, Bangor_MerUng_6.1, whole genome shotgun sequence genome contains these proteins:
- the Ffar3 gene encoding free fatty acid receptor 3 has translation METGFFPGNHWLFFSVYLLVFLVGFPLNLMALVVFVGKLRRRPVAVDLLLLNLTLSDLLLLLFLPFRMVEAACGMRWLLPFILCPFSGFLFFTTIYLTSLFLMAVSIERFLSVAYPLWYKTRPRVAQAGLVSGICWFLASAHCSVIYVTEYWGNATYSQGTNGTCYLEFREDQLAVLLPVRLEMAVVLFMVPLCITSYCYGRLVWILSRGASRRRRRRVMGLLAATLLIFFVCFGPYNMSHVVGYVRGESPAWRGYVLLFSTLNSCIDPLVFYFSSSKFQADFQQLLGRLARGCAPRTQEVSLELKAKNGDVPSKECPS, from the coding sequence ATGGAGACAGGCTTCTTCCCCGGCAACCACTGGCTTTTCTTCTCCGTGTACCTGCTGGTCTTCCTCGTGGGGTTCCCCCTCAACCTGATGGCGCTGGTGGTCTTCGTGGGCAAGCTGCGCCGCCGCCCGGTGGCCGTGGACCTACTCTTGCTGAACCTGACCCTTTCGGacctgctgctgctcctcttcCTGCCCTTCCGCATGGTGGAGGCGGCCTGCGGAATGAGGTGGCTCCTGCCCTTCATCCTCTGCCCCTTCTCCGGGTTCCTTTTCTTCACCACCATCTACCTCACCTCCCTCTTCCTGATGGCCGTGAGCATCGAACGCTTTCTGAGCGTGGCCTACCCATTGTGGTACAAGACGAGGCCGCGGGTGGCCCAGGCCGGTCTGGTCAGTGGCATCTGCTGGTTCCTGGCGTCAGCTCACTGCAGCGTGATCTATGTCACCGAATACTGGGGGAACGCCACCTACAGCCAGGGGACCAACGGGACGTGCTACCTGGAGTTCCGGGAGGACCAGCTGGCCGTCCTCCTGCCTGTGCGCCTGGAGATGGCCGTGGTCCTCTTCATGGTGCCCCTGTGCATCACGAGCTACTGCTACGGCCGCCTGGTGTGGATTCTCAGCCGGGGCGCCAGCCGGCGCAGGCGCAGAAGGGTGATGGGCCTCCTGGCGGCCACGCTGCTCATCTTCTTCGTGTGCTTCGGGCCCTACAACATGTCCCACGTGGTGGGCTACGTCCGGGGGGAGAGCCCGGCCTGGCGGGGCTACGTGCTCCTCTTCAGCACCCTTAACTCGTGCATCGACCCGCTCGTCTTCTACTTCTCATCCTCCAAGTTCCAAGCCGACTTCCAGCAGCTCCTGGGGCGGCTGGCCAGGGGCTGCGCGCCCCGGACTCAGGAGGTCAGCCTGGAACTGAAGGCCAAGAACGGAGACGTGCCGTCCAAGGAGTGTCCGAGCTAG
- the Ffar1 gene encoding free fatty acid receptor 1, translating into MDLPPQLSFALYVSAFALGFPLNLLAIRGAVSHARLRLTPSLVYTLHLGCSDLLLAITLPLKAVEALASGAWPLPLPFCPVFALAHFAPLYAGGGFLAALSAGRYLGAAFPFGYQAIRRPRYSWGVCVAIWALVLCHLGLVLGLEAPGGWLDNTTSSLGINVPVNGSPVCLEAWDPDSARPARLSFSILLFFLPLAVTAFCYVGCLRALAHSGLSHKRKLRAAWVAGGALLTLLLCLGPYNASNVASFINPELRGSWRKLGLITGAWSVVLNPLVTGYLGAGPGRGTLCVTRTQGGTFQK; encoded by the coding sequence ATGGACCTGCCTCCACAGCTTTCCTTCGCTCTCTATGTGTCGGCCTTTGCGCTGGGCTTTCCGCTGAACCTGCTGGCCATCCGAGGGGCCGTGTCCCACGCGAGACTGCGGCTCACCCCCAGCTTGGTCTACACTCTCCACCTGGGCTGCTCTGACCTCCTTCTGGCCATCACCCTGCCCCTGAAGGCTGTGGAGGCCCTGGCATCTGGGGCCTGGCCCCTGCCGCTCCCCTTCTGCCCTGTGTTTGCCTTGGCCCACTTTGCCCCGCTCTATGCAGGTGGAGGCTTCCTGGCCGCTCTCAGCGCCGGGCGCTACCTGGGGGCAGCCTTCCCCTTCGGGTACCAAGCCATCCGGAGGCCCCGCTACTCCTGGGGGGTGTGTGTGGCTATCTGGGCCCTCGTCCTCTGCCACCTGGGGCTGGTCCTCGGCTTGGAGGCTCCCGGCGGCTGGCTGGACAATACCACCAGTTCCCTGGGAATCAACGTACCGGTGAACGGCTCCCCCGTCTGCCTGGAAGCCTGGGATCCTGACTCTGCCCGCCCTGCccgcctcagtttctccatcctGCTCTTCTTTCTGCCGTTGGCCGTCACCGCCTTCTGCTATGTGGGCTGCCTCCGGGCCCTGGCCCACTCAGGCCTGAGCCACAAGCGGAAGCTCAGGGCGGCTTGGGTGGCTGGCGGAGCCCTCCTCACACTCCTGCTCTGCTTGGGGCCCTACAATGCCTCCAATGTGGCCAGTTTCATAAACCCGGAACTGAGAGGCTCCTGGCGGAAGCTGGGCCTCATCACGGGGGCCTGGAGCGTAGTGCTCAACCCACTGGTCACTGGCTACTTGGGAGCAGGTCCTGGCCGGGGAACACTATGTGTGACAAGGACACAGGGAGGAACCTTTCAGAAGTAG
- the Cd22 gene encoding B-cell receptor CD22 isoform X2: MDRCPSRNPLRLGGSLHQDSLQYSKSTPSPSKMGRVTFLGDLQSNCTLKIHPVRANDSGKLGLRMLSGDHKWMEPIQLNVSETPFQPSIQLPPEIQESQRITLTCGLNFACFEYDIHFWWSLEKPGVTSVTSITSSVEKVYTESKLTFEAKWSDHGKTVKCEVWHSAWLLSERTVSLDVKHTPKLNIRVSPTEVKEGEPVTMACEVNSSNPAAGAVSWFKDGQPLEEQRWRPPTLTLRAARNMSGRYQCRASNAVGQGASAEVALTVLFPPEPSQVRIYHSPADEGQSIELICASPASPPATNYTWLHNRKEVPGETGEKFHIARVSLRHAGSYTCLAENPLGRGQIGEEAELDVQYAPKAVTMVIQSSTPIREGDSVTLACHYNSSNPEVTSYQWKPQGSGNELTPGVLQIRRVAWDTGPISCAACNHWCSWTSWVSLNVHYAPRAVKVLKVSPMTEIRAGQHVLLRCDFSKSHPAEVGFFWKKNGSLVQKGKDLSFQSISPEDAGDYVCTVRNAIGETPSQAWDLQVLYAPRRLRVSISPGDSVMEGKEATLSCESDANPPVSQYIWYDPNGQDLHFSGQKLRLDLLRVQHSGSYRCRGANQIGWNESLPSVLSVYYSPETIGKRAAMGLGVCLAVCILAFWGMKIWKKWKRHQSQQQLQENSSGQSFFVRNKKTRRTPLSEGPQPQGCYNPAMDETVSYAILRFPETDTPSAGDAGPSAAQGPPPDDTVTYSVIQKHQPSDYENVTPSCPEDESIHYSELVRFGAGTRAQVKEDVEYVTLKH, translated from the exons ATGGACCGTTGCCCATCCCGAAACCCTCTTCGCCTGGGAGGGAGCCTGCATCAGGATTCCTTGCAA TACTCAAAGTCTACCCCATCCCCTTCTAAGATGGGGAGAGTAACATTTCTGGGAGACCTACAAAGTAACTGTACGCTGAAAATCCACCCAGTACGTGCCAATGACAGCGGGAAGCTGGGGTTGAGGATGCTTTCAGGCGATCACAAGTGGATGGAACCCATACAGCTCAATGTCTCTG AGACACCCTTCCAACCTTCCATCCAGCTGCCACCAGAAATCCAGGAATCCCAAAGGATCACTCTGACCTGTGGACTGAACTTTGCCTGCTTTGAGTATGACATCCACTTTTGGTGGTCCCTGGAAAAGCCTGGGGTCACCTCTGTCACCTCCATCACCTCTTCCGTTGAGAAAGTCTACACAGAGAGCAAGCTCACCTTTGAAGCAAAGTGGTCGGACCATGGGAAGACGGTGAAATGTGAAGTCTGGCATTCCGCCTGGCTGCTCTCTGAGAGAACAGTGAGTCTGGACGTTAAAC ACACCCCGAAACTGAACATCCGGGTCAGTCCCACAGAGGTCAAGGAGGGCGAGCCTGTGACCATGGCTTGCGAGGTTAACAGCAGCAACCCAGCAGCCGGGGCCGTGTCCTGGTTCAAGGACGGGCAGCCCCTGGAGGAACAGAGATGGAGGCCACCCACCCTGACCCTGCGGGCGGCGAGGAACATGAGCGGGAGATACCAATGCCGCGCTTCCAACGCCGTGGGCCAAGGAGCGTCAGCAGAAGTGGCCCTCACCGTGCTGT TCCCTCCAGAACCGTCCCAGGTTCGAATCTACCACTCTCCCGCTGACGAGGGACAGTCCATAGAGCTGATCTGTGCGTCACCGGCCAGTCCACCTGCAACAAACTATACCTGGCTTCACAACCGGAAGGAGGTGCCCGGGGAGACAGGAGAGAAGTTCCACATAGCTCGAGTCTCCCTGAGGCATGCTGGGAGTTACACCTGCTTGGCAGAGAACCCTCTGGGTCGTGGACAGATAGGCGAGGAAGCTGAGCTGGATGTCCAAT ATGCCCCCAAGGCGGTAACCATGGTGATCCAATCATCCACGCCAATTCGGGAAGGAGACAGCGTGACCCTGGCCTGTCACTACAACTCCAGCAATCCGGAAGTCACCAGCTACCAATGGAAGCCTCAAGGTTCCGGGAATGAGCTCACACCGGGAGTGCTGCAGATCCGGAGAGTTGCGTGGGACACGGGGCCCATCAGCTGTGCAGCCTGTAATCACTGGTGTTCGTGGACCTCCTGGGTCAGCCTGAATGTCCACT ATGCCCCCAGAGCCGTGAAGGTCCTGAAGGTCAGCCCGATGACAGAGATCCGCGCTGGGCAGCATGTCCTCCTGCGGTGTGACTTCTCAAAGAGCCACCCGGCAGAAGTCGGCTTCTTCTGGAAGAAGAACGGGAGCCTCGTGCAGAAAGGGAAAGACCTGAGCTTCCAGTCCATCTCTCCGGAAGATGCTGGGGACTATGTCTGCACGGTCAGAAACGCCATTGGAGAGACCCCATCGCAGGCCTGGGACCTCCAAGTGCTGT ACGCTCCCCGGAGGCTGCGAGTGTCCATCAGCCCCGGGGACAGCGTGATGGAGGGCAAGGAGGCCACCTTGTCGTGTGAGAGTGACGCCAACCCACCGGTCTCACAGTACATCTGGTACGACCCCAACGGTCAGGACCTCCACTTCTCAGGCCAAAAGCTGAGGCTGGACCTGCTGAGGGTCCAGCACTCGGGGTCCTACCGCTGCCGGGGTGCCAACCAGATCGGCTGGAATGAATCGCTGCCTAGCGTCCTCAGCGTCTACT atagcccagagaccATCGGCAAGCGGGCCGCCATGGGGCTGGGAGTCTGCCTGGCTGTCTGCATCCTGGCTTTCTGGGGGATGAAAATCTGGAAAAA ATGGAAGCGTCACCAGAGCCAGCAGCAACTTCAGGAGAATTCCAGCGGCCAGAGCTTTTTTGTGAGGAATAAAAAG ACAAGAAGGACCCCTCTCTCAGAAGGCCCCCAGCCCCAAGGATGCTACAACCCTGCGATGGATGAGACCGTTAGCTATGCCATCTTGCGCTTTCCGGAGACCGACACGCCCAGCGCTGG TGATGCAGGGCCTTCAGCAGCACAGGGCCCTCCTCCAGACGACACGGTCACCTACTCCGTGATACAGAAGCATCAGCCG AGTGACTACGAGAACGTGACTCCAAGCTGTCCCGAGGATGAGAGCATCCATTATTCTGAGCTGGTTCGGTTTGGGGCTGGGACACGGGCCCAGGTAAAGGAAGATGTGGAGTATGTGACCCTCAAGCACTGA
- the Cd22 gene encoding B-cell receptor CD22 isoform X1 — MRLHCPRLLLILALWPIRHVALHDSAQWTVAHPETLFAWEGACIRIPCKYIIQNTNTRGSLDRILVLQHFDYDDSTKDFKGTTLFQYSKSTPSPSKMGRVTFLGDLQSNCTLKIHPVRANDSGKLGLRMLSGDHKWMEPIQLNVSETPFQPSIQLPPEIQESQRITLTCGLNFACFEYDIHFWWSLEKPGVTSVTSITSSVEKVYTESKLTFEAKWSDHGKTVKCEVWHSAWLLSERTVSLDVKHTPKLNIRVSPTEVKEGEPVTMACEVNSSNPAAGAVSWFKDGQPLEEQRWRPPTLTLRAARNMSGRYQCRASNAVGQGASAEVALTVLFPPEPSQVRIYHSPADEGQSIELICASPASPPATNYTWLHNRKEVPGETGEKFHIARVSLRHAGSYTCLAENPLGRGQIGEEAELDVQYAPKAVTMVIQSSTPIREGDSVTLACHYNSSNPEVTSYQWKPQGSGNELTPGVLQIRRVAWDTGPISCAACNHWCSWTSWVSLNVHYAPRAVKVLKVSPMTEIRAGQHVLLRCDFSKSHPAEVGFFWKKNGSLVQKGKDLSFQSISPEDAGDYVCTVRNAIGETPSQAWDLQVLYAPRRLRVSISPGDSVMEGKEATLSCESDANPPVSQYIWYDPNGQDLHFSGQKLRLDLLRVQHSGSYRCRGANQIGWNESLPSVLSVYYSPETIGKRAAMGLGVCLAVCILAFWGMKIWKKWKRHQSQQQLQENSSGQSFFVRNKKTRRTPLSEGPQPQGCYNPAMDETVSYAILRFPETDTPSAGDAGPSAAQGPPPDDTVTYSVIQKHQPSDYENVTPSCPEDESIHYSELVRFGAGTRAQVKEDVEYVTLKH; from the exons ATGCGCCTCCACTGCCCACGGCTCCTCCTGATCCTAG CATTGTGGCCGATAAGACACGTGGCTTTGCACGACTCAGCACAATGGACCGTTGCCCATCCCGAAACCCTCTTCGCCTGGGAGGGAGCCTGCATCAGGATTCCTTGCAAGTACataatacaaaatacaaataCCAGAGGGTCTCTGGACCGCATCCTTGTGCTTCAACATTTCGATTATGATGATAGCACCAAGGACTTCAAGGGGACTACCCTCTTTCAGTACTCAAAGTCTACCCCATCCCCTTCTAAGATGGGGAGAGTAACATTTCTGGGAGACCTACAAAGTAACTGTACGCTGAAAATCCACCCAGTACGTGCCAATGACAGCGGGAAGCTGGGGTTGAGGATGCTTTCAGGCGATCACAAGTGGATGGAACCCATACAGCTCAATGTCTCTG AGACACCCTTCCAACCTTCCATCCAGCTGCCACCAGAAATCCAGGAATCCCAAAGGATCACTCTGACCTGTGGACTGAACTTTGCCTGCTTTGAGTATGACATCCACTTTTGGTGGTCCCTGGAAAAGCCTGGGGTCACCTCTGTCACCTCCATCACCTCTTCCGTTGAGAAAGTCTACACAGAGAGCAAGCTCACCTTTGAAGCAAAGTGGTCGGACCATGGGAAGACGGTGAAATGTGAAGTCTGGCATTCCGCCTGGCTGCTCTCTGAGAGAACAGTGAGTCTGGACGTTAAAC ACACCCCGAAACTGAACATCCGGGTCAGTCCCACAGAGGTCAAGGAGGGCGAGCCTGTGACCATGGCTTGCGAGGTTAACAGCAGCAACCCAGCAGCCGGGGCCGTGTCCTGGTTCAAGGACGGGCAGCCCCTGGAGGAACAGAGATGGAGGCCACCCACCCTGACCCTGCGGGCGGCGAGGAACATGAGCGGGAGATACCAATGCCGCGCTTCCAACGCCGTGGGCCAAGGAGCGTCAGCAGAAGTGGCCCTCACCGTGCTGT TCCCTCCAGAACCGTCCCAGGTTCGAATCTACCACTCTCCCGCTGACGAGGGACAGTCCATAGAGCTGATCTGTGCGTCACCGGCCAGTCCACCTGCAACAAACTATACCTGGCTTCACAACCGGAAGGAGGTGCCCGGGGAGACAGGAGAGAAGTTCCACATAGCTCGAGTCTCCCTGAGGCATGCTGGGAGTTACACCTGCTTGGCAGAGAACCCTCTGGGTCGTGGACAGATAGGCGAGGAAGCTGAGCTGGATGTCCAAT ATGCCCCCAAGGCGGTAACCATGGTGATCCAATCATCCACGCCAATTCGGGAAGGAGACAGCGTGACCCTGGCCTGTCACTACAACTCCAGCAATCCGGAAGTCACCAGCTACCAATGGAAGCCTCAAGGTTCCGGGAATGAGCTCACACCGGGAGTGCTGCAGATCCGGAGAGTTGCGTGGGACACGGGGCCCATCAGCTGTGCAGCCTGTAATCACTGGTGTTCGTGGACCTCCTGGGTCAGCCTGAATGTCCACT ATGCCCCCAGAGCCGTGAAGGTCCTGAAGGTCAGCCCGATGACAGAGATCCGCGCTGGGCAGCATGTCCTCCTGCGGTGTGACTTCTCAAAGAGCCACCCGGCAGAAGTCGGCTTCTTCTGGAAGAAGAACGGGAGCCTCGTGCAGAAAGGGAAAGACCTGAGCTTCCAGTCCATCTCTCCGGAAGATGCTGGGGACTATGTCTGCACGGTCAGAAACGCCATTGGAGAGACCCCATCGCAGGCCTGGGACCTCCAAGTGCTGT ACGCTCCCCGGAGGCTGCGAGTGTCCATCAGCCCCGGGGACAGCGTGATGGAGGGCAAGGAGGCCACCTTGTCGTGTGAGAGTGACGCCAACCCACCGGTCTCACAGTACATCTGGTACGACCCCAACGGTCAGGACCTCCACTTCTCAGGCCAAAAGCTGAGGCTGGACCTGCTGAGGGTCCAGCACTCGGGGTCCTACCGCTGCCGGGGTGCCAACCAGATCGGCTGGAATGAATCGCTGCCTAGCGTCCTCAGCGTCTACT atagcccagagaccATCGGCAAGCGGGCCGCCATGGGGCTGGGAGTCTGCCTGGCTGTCTGCATCCTGGCTTTCTGGGGGATGAAAATCTGGAAAAA ATGGAAGCGTCACCAGAGCCAGCAGCAACTTCAGGAGAATTCCAGCGGCCAGAGCTTTTTTGTGAGGAATAAAAAG ACAAGAAGGACCCCTCTCTCAGAAGGCCCCCAGCCCCAAGGATGCTACAACCCTGCGATGGATGAGACCGTTAGCTATGCCATCTTGCGCTTTCCGGAGACCGACACGCCCAGCGCTGG TGATGCAGGGCCTTCAGCAGCACAGGGCCCTCCTCCAGACGACACGGTCACCTACTCCGTGATACAGAAGCATCAGCCG AGTGACTACGAGAACGTGACTCCAAGCTGTCCCGAGGATGAGAGCATCCATTATTCTGAGCTGGTTCGGTTTGGGGCTGGGACACGGGCCCAGGTAAAGGAAGATGTGGAGTATGTGACCCTCAAGCACTGA